TTCAGGAAAGTTAAACATACCTTCAAGATTTGGTTCTTGAAGAAACACATTACCAACACCCAAAACATTCTCTAATTCGGTTATTATTTTCTGGGTGCTAGCATTTCCAGGGTCTTGATCAATTAACGCATAAGTTTGGATATTAATAAAAGCATTAAATAGTTCCAAGTCAATTTCTACATTTTTAATAGAGCGATAGTTTTTGATAATTAGTTTTTTTACCATTATAACTCACCCCTAAACGCCTTTCTTAAAATTGCTTGTGGCAAGGCATTTATTGCTGATTGCTGTTTTTGAATTGCAGATTGCAGATTTTGGATATAAGCCATTTTTTCTTTGAGATAGGAGGCAATGCGTTGTTGTTCAGAAAGAGAAGGAAGAGGAATTGATAATTCATAAAAAATATCTTTATCTAAATGCGGAGTTGCTGAGCCTCGTTTAGGTGTATTTAATTCCTTAAAATTCATTTTTATAAAAAAATATAAATAATCTTTTGAAACATTTTTATTTATTTTTAATTTTCCCATTGTAGATGCCAAAACACCTGTATATCCCGTAAAAACTTCTCCGGAATTAGAACCATCAGCAATTATTATTATCTCGTCTTTGTCCACTACTACCGAATTTTTGTCTGATTTTAAACACCATTTTGGAGTAGAACCAAATCTAATAACTTCTGCAGTTAAGTAAGGTATCATTGCTTCACTTTTTTTATTGTCATACAATTCCGGTTTTTTGCCTTTAAGAATCTCACACACTTCCCCCAATCTTTTTCTTTCCCATCTCTTTGCCTCTTCGCTTTCAAAGACTTCTCTTAAATATGCAGATGGCAGGGCTTTTGCTGCTTCCAATTGCTTTTCACAGGCACTTCTGGCACGGTCAATTTGTTGCATAAGCTCTTGAAGTTTTGAGACAATGCGTTCTTGTTCAAAAAGAGGAGGAAGAGGAATTTTAAGATTGTAGATTTGAAATTTTGAGATTGCGGGAAAAGTTGAGCCTGAACCTAATGTAGCAATTTCTTTTTCAATGAAGCGAAGAAAATAAAAGACAAACCATAAATTTACATCCTTTTTAGCCCTTATTGCTGCAAGTCCACGACCAATACAACATCTTTCACTACAAATATTTGCTTGACCTACTGGAGCTCTGACAGAAATTAATATATCGTTAGGTTCGGCTATTTTTAATGGTTCTGTGCACCAGGTAGAGGGAGGAAGTAAAAAAACATTCCCAAAATCAGCTTTCCCCTGATAAAATGGTA
This region of Caldisericaceae bacterium genomic DNA includes:
- a CDS encoding restriction endonuclease subunit S; its protein translation is MTEKFSLPKGWRWVKLGEVCEIIMGQSPPGSTYNKESKGLPFYQGKADFGNVFLLPPSTWCTEPLKIAEPNDILISVRAPVGQANICSERCCIGRGLAAIRAKKDVNLWFVFYFLRFIEKEIATLGSGSTFPAISKFQIYNLKIPLPPLFEQERIVSKLQELMQQIDRARSACEKQLEAAKALPSAYLREVFESEEAKRWERKRLGEVCEILKGKKPELYDNKKSEAMIPYLTAEVIRFGSTPKWCLKSDKNSVVVDKDEIIIIADGSNSGEVFTGYTGVLASTMGKLKINKNVSKDYLYFFIKMNFKELNTPKRGSATPHLDKDIFYELSIPLPSLSEQQRIASYLKEKMAYIQNLQSAIQKQQSAINALPQAILRKAFRGEL